The following is a genomic window from Brachionichthys hirsutus isolate HB-005 chromosome 15, CSIRO-AGI_Bhir_v1, whole genome shotgun sequence.
AAAGCACCGGAGCAGTCCTTCACCCCTGCTGGATGATCATCATCTGACATTTTCTGACTTTATTCtgtgggaaaaataaaaataaaataaaatgcagcttcaTCTGAAATCACCACTCAGCTGGTTTCGGGATGTTCCAGTATGTGGGTGTGTATTTTGGGACACATATAGTACAACCTTTGGGTGACCTTACTGCTTCCTGTCTGATCTTCAAAGGTTTATTTTATGCGCACATCTCACCAAACCCACGTTCTGCATTCCACACTGGGGATcacccgtgggggggggggggcgaggcctCTAACACTCCCCGGCGCTACACGATGAATGAAGGCCATCATCCAGCTCCCTCCTGTGGCTGGTGAAGCAAACGCTGCAAAGCTTTTTTACACTGTACTGATACAGTGGACAAATTGTGCGTGCATCCGTTTCAATGGGCGGCATTCGCAAGGAGACACGACGACATTATCAGTCAATTATATAATGCCATTTAATAGCAGTACCCccaaagatggatggatatcgTAAGAGCAGTATCTTAGCAACTGCAAAAACTCAGCAGGCATTAAGTCAAAGGAGACGGGCTCAGCGTTGGCTGAGATCAGGCCTGCGACTCTACTCTAATAACAGGAACGGGCTGAGCTCAGCAGTCAGCCAAAGTCACGtaaatactgtacacacatcTTATTCACAACATTGTCACtgataaacagaaacaaaactcaCATTTCAAACATGGCCCTGCCTCAGAAGAGCAtcaactaccccccccccccccccccccacaagcaACCAAATCCACGCTATACCTCCAGCATGATTATTTACACTATTCACAGAGcagctcctttaaaaaaaaaatgcagaaaaaaaaatacaaatgtttgtGCTTGTCCTTGttactgcacccccccccccccccccaaaaaaagactaCATTCATTCACTGATGAAGTATTTTCAAGGTCCTCCAGTATGGCGGTCAGATGACgagaaacgcccccccccccctcacggcATTTGAAGGTTTGCTTCTAAACTACCTgcaaatcattattattattacatggtATACACACAGCTCATGTCACGGCATCGGTGAATACAATacaggataataataataataataataataaagagcaTGATCAATTGTCTGTATTCATTCTTACATATTTACAGTACATAAGGATGACATGATGCGGCAAAGCAGTTGATAAACAGACCCTCAGCCGCTGTGAGGAGCTGAGAAATGAAGGAGGTCAACAGCACAAGCCCACGTCTCAGTCAAACATTCGGCGCGTAAGGTCAAAGGCATACATAGTGAGTTCTCCGACACCACAGAGGTGCAACCGCTGACTGAAATGATCTTTATGGCACTTTAAAACATGATTTCtctccgtttttttttttttttgcgtcagTATGCCAGTTGCGTCAGGCATTAGTAAATCAGTCAGAACTTTTGGCACAAagatgtagaaaaaaaagagacaccGGCGACGTGAAACTCGGAGCTGATTTTCATACGTGAATGAATACGTTGAATGATTAATGTCTGAAGTTACTGTTTAATGATGTTGTTATCTAAATGTACTATGTACAGATAAACCTTTTTACCCCGGCTCCCCGTGAGGTCAGCACGAATCAGTCAACACGCGGTTGTctgagtaaaaagaaaaatgatcagctctaaaaacaaaattattcttACGCTTTTCCACAGTTGATCTGTTTTCTTTATCTCGTCTCTTTTTAAGACTCCTATTTTGTTGTTGATCTAAATGCCAAATGCTTCATGCCACTGGACACTTTCATGGGCTGAATATCTGATCCTATTTTCCTGCTGGGAACATTTCCATTAGCCTTACTGGCTTTGAGttaaaccgggggggggggggtgttcaatCATGCCCACTCTAACTGTCACTTTGTTGTGTATCACGTCTGTGGAACATTGACCCACTGTGGGCTTCGGGGGCGGGGGAGTTTTTGCTTTATTAAACTAGACTGTGTTCTATGATGCAGCattaaggagtgtgtgtgtgtgtgtgtgtgtgtgtaaaaagccCAAGGTGAAAGTGTTCATATCCTCCAGAACATCCCTCTTCCTTCCATCCCTTCTTTCCGTCTTGCGGTGCCGGTCCGGCGCTCTTGTACCGGAtctccacaaacacagagagcaaaCACGGCCGGGATGCCGCCGCTCCAGAGAGCATGCACTTGGCAGAAATAGCGCTGATATTTGAGCTCAGTCGGCTCTCAGAGATGAGATTTATAGTTCCACATCCAAGACAGGTGGAGGCATTTGGCACTGGCGTCGCACGTCTCCTGCGCGTGGAATACTAAGCAGCCTCTGTCAACAGTACAAGTACGAGACTGCATCTACTGTGCAGCGAGAGATTTGGGTTTATAGTCAAGATGACTCGTCTGATGAGTCGCCTGCAGCTTCATTTCCCCCACATAGAGTTCTTAGTTGGTAATCAGACCAACAGGTAATGCTAACGCTATCCCACAGCGGCAGTATCCGACCGGATCTGCATGCTCGATTAATCTGCACGGGAAAGGCAGCCTCTGTGTTTGTCCGTTCACAACATCTgttctttctcccccccccctccattgtCTCTCCTCCTAGAGGGAGAGGAAACTCTGCAATGCAGACACGGCAACAACCTCGGCTCGTCTGACCAATCAGTGCGAGCCAGGATGTGAGCGGCAGACCAAGCAGCCAGTCACGAGGGGCGACTCATCACCGGGCGAAAGGAAGGGTCGCCTGAGAGACTGACAGAGGGGATCGGAGGAGGACGAATGACAAATGAAGATGTCGGGAACGGAGaagggaagggggagggggggggggatagacaGAATGCGAAGAAAAGAGCAACCGTAAACAAAAGAGAGCGAGCTCCAGACGTGGAAAAGCTCCCGCCTCCTTCGCTTCTACAATCACTGGCCGGGTTGAGTCCTGTCGCTGCAGTTCTTCTTACTCATCAGCTGGCTGAGATCCACCAGCTCCCCCAGCTCCCCTCTCTCCAGGGCCCCCCTCAGAAGAGCTCTGGTCAGAGCGGGGGTGTATTGCTGGGACATGTACGGCTGGCCGCTGGGAGCCGGCATGGTGGGTGGGGGCAGGGGGACGGGGACCATGCCGTGGCTGCTGATGATGTATCCTTCCGGGGCCTGCCAGCGCAAAGGCAGCGGCTCGCCGTACTCCATGGGGGCGCTGGGTGCTGACACCACCCTCCGGCGCTCAGGAGAGTCCTGTGGGGTCATGGGATATACGTACTCTCCTGCAGACTTCCTGAGGGGGGCTTTGGGCGTCCCCTTCATTCCCTTTTCCTGCTTGCTCAGGCAAACATAGTGCTGGCGTGGCGTGTCACTCCCGCGACCCTCGCCAACGTGTCTCCCAACGCCTCCCTGCTGGAAGAGTCTGCTGGCCAGATAGACGGAGGGGGGCATGCGGCAGGGAGACCCCAGACCCACGGAGCCTCCCCCCAGGTAGGTCTGGCTCGTGTCCCACCCACCAGAGTTGGAGTCGGACAGGCGTAGGCCTCTGCGTTTCTGCTGGGGCGTGTGCTCTGGGGTTGGCAGGAAACCCGGGTCGAGCGCTCCTGACTTCACCCAACCATTGGGCATGACAAAGAGGGTTTCCCCGCCTTGGGAGCAGGGGCGCTCCCCGCCACCTTGCCGCGTCACGCTGAGCACGGAGCCTCCCATTCCGCCGCCGTTACTCAGCAGTCCTCTTTCCCGCCGCTGGATGGCGGACTGGCCGGTGTTCCTGCGGTTGGCGGGCTTGTGGGCCATGATCCAGCAGACGGCGAGGCCGGAGAGCGCCGCGCCGATGGTGAACGCAGAGACCGCTGAAGCCACCAGGAGGTTGAGGGAGACCAAGCTCTCCGGTTCGATCAGCAAACTCTGCTGCAGGATTCCTGAAGATGAGGAAAACGCGATTAACCTGTGAATTCGGCATTTCGTGGACGAGTTCAACGTCTGTCCACCGAGGGCAATTTAAACTTCTGATCATTATTACATATCACCACTTCTACCAAGCGCTTCCCCCTCTCACAAATCTGAATTGGTGATCATCTTTATACGATTAGTTTCTGCAGCGATGATCATTAAAAGGAGCTTCTCTCCAGTCTGGCCTTGAGGCTCTACAGGCTCCAGTTTCAGAGGCCTGTTCTCGTCACTAGCAAAGACCAcagactctcctctcctctcctctcctcacactTTCCATTCCACCAGTCTGGGAAAGGAGTCTCTCCTGACAGCATACCATTACCTCAGTGTTTCCACCCAGTCCTAATCACTCCCATCTGCAGACACAGCGGCCCATGCCTCCCTTTCGCTGTTGGGAGTCTGTCGGGTCTGCAGCTTTGCATCTCTGACTTGTACGGCTGTCACTTTCTAACAAACTAGGAGTCCATACATCAGCGATTAAGGCATAGAATGCGCtatgtgctcttttttttttttttttttcctgtagtCTTTTGGAAAATCAGCCAAACAGATGAGATTATTTGGGAGGAACAGTTCAGAGAGAATCAGCTGGAGAAGGGCTGCTTTTGTTTCCACTGACTCCATGCTGGCGCTGCTGCACCGACATCTGAGCACCTCAACAGAAGGGAGATCAGTATTTCATGCAATGCTATTTCTAGCTTGCTCGCCGGCTACACCCTCGGCCATTCCTCCCTCAGATGTCGAGCGTTGAGAGAACAAAGCCTCACAACCGCGCAGATAACACAGCATTGTCTGGCAGATGCCTCCACAACCTCCATAATTAAGCTGTCTCAGACTGGGGAGAGTTCTGACCTGTATCAATGGAGGCCGGATCCAATATCCCAGCTCGCTTCACACCTGATTCATCTCTGTTGCTAATAATACGGTTGAATTTCTGAGTTGCAGAGAAAATGATATTACAGCCCAGATAATTAAAATGTGCTAAATCACAGAGCTGCTCTCTCACTTGATAGAGTGTAGTGTTTTCTTTACAGTAAGGCTCTGTGGCAGGTGTAATGAGGGATGCGACCAGTAGGTGGCGCCCGGTCTCAGCATCCATCATGTCACAAGTGCTGCAACCTACCGTCACAGTCTCCGAGATGGGAGGTGGCGTTTCCATATTCCACGTCTTGTTGAAAAGGCAGCCTGCAGCCGCACAGGGATCAGAAGatttaatacacacacatgtcaAAATTGCATGTACAATTATGGGATATCTCCTGGATTTCACAGTGTTAGATTAGAGAAAAATACCTGATTGAAAataactaaatatatatataaagagaggATTTAGGTGCTTCAGAACACTGAGAATAATAATATGAAACGATAAAAGCATCAGATATAATACATTTGTGTTATTAATTATTTGATACTTATGTATGTCATACAAGAGGTGGATTTAGTTTATTTATATCAGATGAAATATTAAAAGTTTTCAaattctgtaaaaataaaaactctacaataaactttatgcaTGACTGTGCGGTTTCATTTTCCATcattgtgtttttaacagaATGGGAGTTCAACGACTGAACGAGTCTCCTGGTggtggaaaaacaaattaaagtcTAGGGTGTTGCCTGCAAGACAGAGGACTGATGCCACAAGAAAACTAATTTAATGTGACAACGCGGAAAATACATTCAACACTAGGTATACGGACAATCTGCTGGAATGGAAACATAAaactcttttcagcattttttaaaGAACGCAGGTCTGCAGATGAaggaaatgcatgtgtgtgtgtgtgtgtgtgtggtgttcaCCGTGTGCCTGGTCTCAGGAAGGAGCAGGTGCTGCCTCTGGTCCAGCCACAGTACGGGTCTCTGGAGGCTAGACAactcctacacacacgcacacacacacacacacacacacacacacacacacacacacacacacacatgaccatTTTTAGCTGTAAAGAGAACAAGACTCTGCGACTCTGATTTGAATGAAGTTATGGAACTTACTATCTCGCTGTCGTCCGgtccctaaccccccccccccccacacacacacttcatttgTCGGGATAATAACTGTTAAATCTAGCTGATGTTTAACAGACAACTCATCCTCTTACTGCtgattgaaacaaaaaaaaacatttattgcaAATTTTATTAGGATGGCTGCAGTAGCAGACTGCGATAAAGCAAAGACCAATCAAACGCTGGCCCTCAGCAGTACTTCAGCTCGATGGCCACAGATACAATTAAAGTGATTTCTCAGCCAAAGACACGCCTGGAGAAAGAAAACTACTCGCTTGTCTCTTACTTCATGCAGCGCGAGTGCAGGTGGCAGCGAGACGTCGGCACCCGGACCAGGCAGGAAGGGAAGGCCAGCAGCAGCGTGTGGCTGGTCCGGTCCAACAACAGGGACAAGAGCTGACGGGCCTGAGGGGAATCCTCGCCACACCTGGAGACGGATGACACGGGCGTGAAGACAGGAGGGTTAGAGCCCGGCAGACAGAGGTCAAAGCATTTTTAGACTCCTCACATCACTCTGtgacagggtcaaaggtcacgacTGTCAGTAAGTCAAAACAGACAGCCTCGGGCGAAGACTTGCAACGTCAGCAGGTTTTTATCAGAACCATGGCCGCGTGGTGGAGagctgtgtctgtctgtctctgtctgtctgtctgtctgtctgtctgtctgtctgtctgcctatctgtctgtctgtctatctatctgtctgtctgtctgtctgtctgtctgtgttttcttcaggatgttaaaatcaaatatttgaaATGACTGCAATTGAAGACGGTTCTTTGGTCTGGTTCTCAAATCGAGTCGGGCCACATGAGACCTGATGTACTCGGAACAACGGGCCAAAAATATGTGCTTGGCTAGAGATCAAAGCATAAAAGTGTTTGCGCTCCCACTCACTTCTCCGGGTTGAATCCTTCCACCTCTTCCAGAAAGACGCTGCTGTGGGAGATGGAGTCTCCACTGGGAATCATGAGAAATTTCAGGATGGTTCCTCTCGTCGATCCCAGGAACAGGACCGTTCGGTTCTTATGGGGACCGGCTTCTGTGTCCACCACCATTGCTGTCAGCTGATATCTAGATGGACAGGCGTTGATTGGAGAAAAGGTATTTGTCACTATTGGATTTTTACGATCACGCTTTTTGTCTGAGTAGCAGCTTTTTGAACCAGCTGCAGGTAACAAAGACGTGATTGCTCTTTACTCGCATATGGGGGAATTACGGGTCGATAGGTAACGGAAGCGTCAGTAACTCTGTCCAAATCCTTCAGAGAGAGATTGGCCTTGATCTTGGCTGAAAGTCTCAACTGTCAGAAACTAGCTCTCAGGAATCGTTTTGTCTGATCACACGGAAATCACTGCAAGGAGCTCAAGGACCAAAAGGTCCATCGGGGTCATGCAACACTTTCTTTCATATTAAAAAGGTTCTAGCTCCCTCTGGGTTTTAACATTTGGCAGACAGTTCAGCGTCTTCAAAGCAGCTACAAGAACAGCTATCGACCGGGCCGGTTTGCGTACCGTCCCATAGTCTTGACCACCCAGGGTCTGTGGCCCAGCAGCGGGACGGTCTCATCCATCAGCGGGTGAGTCTTGACAAAGTTCAGCACCTCATCTGGGAGAGTGGTGGAGGAGCTAAATCTGGATCCCTGCACTGCACATCCCCCCGGTCTGCAGGCAGGGAAAtacacagagagggagaaagtgaGGAGTGAAGAGAGAGACGGGAAGGAGAAATGAGCCAGAAGAGTTATTCCTGGGTGAAAGAACTCACTCTGAATTGATTTGAACAGATTTGAAAAATACAGCACGGGTTGGTGAAATGCCCTTGGATGAGATTGTTAAAATGCAACTTCAGCCAGCAAAAACCCTGAATCAGCGTTTTCtaaatttcaatccaatatggccgacttcctgtttgtctggggGCGTTGTCATACTAATATTGTTTGTTTGGCGTGACATCACACGTGTCTGCACCAAGTTTGCGTTGGACCCACTCCCATAGACACAATGACACAATGCATcttgatttttgtaggtggcgctgtcgTACCAATTTTCAAGTCCCAACtgtgaaacacatttaaaaacatatttttttcacaaGACCTGAATTTTGTGCAAAATTGCGTGAGTTTttcaggagaaagaaagaaaaacaatattttttgcaAAACCAATATGGTAACGAGGCCTAAGCATTAACAGGAGGTGACTGTGTGGCGTTATGACAGCTCAATTCTGTTCATATATCACCTTAAATTTACTTTACATTTTGACAGTCTCACTAGAATATTTGCTGAGCAGCAGTGAATTTTCTGCGACTGACAGCTGGAGCTTATAGCTTGGAGAGTAAGCAGACTttcggcagcagcagcgctgcctAAATTCTGCTCACATATTCTGCATAACGATACCTCGGTTTAGGCACCGCTTCATCTGGTACCGGAGTCCAAATCGACTCGGGGGACTTCTGC
Proteins encoded in this region:
- the LOC137904716 gene encoding semaphorin-6B-like, with the translated sequence MELGEMEDERKKAEALGRLDIQCPCIAAMGTVAPPLTFLLLLFQLADGSFPEEPSPLSYVPVEVVRRYPAFLGRAHRSAQRQELHIQTVLQVNRTLYIGARDDLYRVELDNVGGDEMFYSKKRTWESNKNDIRVCRMKGKHEGECRNFIKVLLSQHDGLFVCGTNAFNPLCANFTRDTLEMVGEPVSGMARCPYDPRHANVALFADGSLFTGTVTDFLAIDAVIYRSLGDSPALRTVKHDSKWFREPYFVSSMEWGPHIYFFFREMAMEFHHLEKVMVSRVARVCKADLGGSQRVLEKQWTTFLKARLNCSVPGDSHFYFNLLHATSNIIRMQGRDVILGLFSTPPNSIPGSAVCVFDMQQLAHVFEGRFKEQKSPESIWTPVPDEAVPKPRPGGCAVQGSRFSSSTTLPDEVLNFVKTHPLMDETVPLLGHRPWVVKTMGRYQLTAMVVDTEAGPHKNRTVLFLGSTRGTILKFLMIPSGDSISHSSVFLEEVEGFNPEKCGEDSPQARQLLSLLLDRTSHTLLLAFPSCLVRVPTSRCHLHSRCMKSCLASRDPYCGWTRGSTCSFLRPGTRLPFQQDVEYGNATSHLGDCDGILQQSLLIEPESLVSLNLLVASAVSAFTIGAALSGLAVCWIMAHKPANRRNTGQSAIQRRERGLLSNGGGMGGSVLSVTRQGGGERPCSQGGETLFVMPNGWVKSGALDPGFLPTPEHTPQQKRRGLRLSDSNSGGWDTSQTYLGGGSVGLGSPCRMPPSVYLASRLFQQGGVGRHVGEGRGSDTPRQHYVCLSKQEKGMKGTPKAPLRKSAGEYVYPMTPQDSPERRRVVSAPSAPMEYGEPLPLRWQAPEGYIISSHGMVPVPLPPPTMPAPSGQPYMSQQYTPALTRALLRGALERGELGELVDLSQLMSKKNCSDRTQPGQ